The Aureispira anguillae genome contains a region encoding:
- the uvrA gene encoding excinuclease ABC subunit UvrA codes for MENSQEFIQIFGAKEHNLQNIDLRIPRNQMVVITGVSGSGKSSLAFDTIYAEGQRRYMETFSAYARQFIGDMERPDVEKITGLSPVIAIEQKTTSKNPRSTVGTVTEIYDFLRLLFARAGDAYSYNTGQKMVRYTEEEIANHIFENFEGKKGMILAPLVRARKGHYRELFDQMRKQGFSKMRIDGFIIDLSPGMQVDRYKVHDIELVVDRIVIEEDRKDRFGASLQTALRLGNGFMMFMDYETEEVFQYSKHLMCAETGLSYEEPSPNSFSFNSPYGACPNCKGLGVVHEVEYKRIIPDDSKTINQIGILPLGEVRNNMTFKQLRAIAKKYDFTFSTPISELTEEALHVILHGGDNTFEARKFGKEEFSHNLAKEGLIHMLKRYYKESTSEKIRRWAEEFMVVADCSECNGTRLKKQALFFKIAGKNIADLAQMDIQNLYNWVGEVVDELSGRQLAIAKDILKELRLRLGFLLDVGLDYLSLNRPARTLSGGESQRIRLATQIGSQLTGITYILDEPSIGLHQRDNEQLIKALRDLTDIGNTVLVVEHDKDIMMAADYLIDLGPLAGKLGGEVVAAGKPEEFLTKDSITATYLNNSQKIEVPQERRKGTGEHIVLKGATGNNLKSVDLKIPLGQFVCITGVSGSGKSTLINETLYPILRQHFYNSLKKPMPYKSIKGIEHVDKVIEIDQAPIGRTPRSNPATYIGVFDNIRKLFSSTPESKIRGYKPGRFSFNVKGGRCEVCGGSGRRVIEMQFLPNVEVECENCSGKRYNRETLEILYGGESINDILDMTVDEATTFFEKVPRIHQYISTLQMVGLGYITLGQSATTLSGGEAQRIKLAKELAKKDTGNTLYILDEPTTGLHFSDIKLLLGVLEELVDRGNTIVVIEHNMDVIKMADYIIDIGPEGGKRGGTVVVEGTPEVVAAHPTSHTGRFLKLEL; via the coding sequence ATGGAAAATTCTCAGGAATTTATACAAATTTTTGGTGCGAAAGAGCACAATCTTCAGAATATAGATTTGCGTATACCACGCAACCAAATGGTTGTGATCACAGGGGTAAGCGGAAGTGGCAAGTCATCCTTGGCTTTTGACACTATCTATGCTGAAGGGCAGCGTCGATATATGGAAACCTTTTCTGCTTATGCAAGGCAGTTTATTGGTGATATGGAACGACCTGATGTAGAGAAAATTACAGGCTTGAGTCCTGTAATTGCAATAGAACAAAAGACAACCAGCAAAAACCCTCGATCTACTGTTGGAACTGTTACCGAAATTTATGACTTTTTGCGTTTGCTTTTTGCACGGGCAGGAGATGCCTATTCGTACAATACAGGGCAAAAAATGGTGCGTTATACAGAGGAGGAAATTGCGAATCATATCTTTGAAAACTTTGAAGGAAAAAAGGGGATGATTTTGGCTCCCTTGGTTCGTGCGAGGAAGGGACACTATAGAGAGCTTTTTGATCAAATGCGCAAACAAGGCTTTTCTAAAATGCGTATTGATGGCTTTATTATTGATTTGTCGCCTGGAATGCAGGTTGATCGATACAAAGTACACGATATTGAACTGGTCGTAGACCGTATTGTAATCGAAGAGGATCGAAAGGATCGCTTTGGTGCTTCTTTGCAGACAGCCTTGCGTTTGGGCAATGGTTTTATGATGTTTATGGACTATGAAACAGAGGAAGTGTTTCAATATAGTAAACATTTGATGTGTGCCGAAACAGGTTTGTCATACGAAGAACCTTCTCCTAATAGCTTTTCTTTTAACTCGCCTTATGGGGCTTGCCCAAATTGTAAGGGGTTAGGGGTTGTACATGAAGTTGAATACAAACGGATTATTCCTGACGACTCAAAAACGATCAATCAAATTGGAATCTTGCCATTGGGAGAGGTGCGCAATAATATGACTTTTAAGCAGCTGCGTGCAATTGCCAAAAAGTACGACTTTACTTTTTCGACTCCAATTTCAGAATTGACCGAGGAAGCTTTGCATGTGATTTTGCATGGAGGCGATAATACATTTGAAGCTCGAAAATTTGGCAAAGAAGAGTTTTCGCATAATCTAGCCAAGGAGGGATTGATTCACATGCTTAAACGGTATTACAAAGAATCTACTTCCGAGAAAATTCGCCGCTGGGCAGAAGAATTTATGGTGGTGGCAGATTGCTCAGAATGTAATGGGACTCGTCTCAAAAAGCAAGCCTTATTTTTTAAAATAGCAGGAAAAAATATTGCTGATTTAGCGCAGATGGACATCCAAAATTTGTACAATTGGGTTGGAGAGGTTGTCGATGAATTGTCGGGGCGACAATTGGCAATTGCAAAAGACATCCTTAAGGAATTGCGTTTGAGATTAGGTTTTTTATTAGATGTTGGGCTTGACTATTTGAGTTTGAATCGTCCTGCTCGAACGCTTTCGGGGGGAGAATCTCAGCGTATTCGTTTGGCTACACAAATAGGTTCTCAACTGACTGGGATTACCTATATTTTGGATGAACCTAGTATTGGTTTGCATCAGAGAGATAATGAGCAACTAATTAAGGCTTTGCGTGACTTAACAGATATTGGCAACACTGTATTAGTGGTAGAGCACGACAAAGATATTATGATGGCTGCGGATTATTTGATTGACTTAGGACCATTGGCTGGAAAGTTAGGGGGAGAGGTTGTTGCAGCAGGAAAACCAGAAGAGTTTTTGACTAAGGATAGCATTACAGCTACCTATCTGAATAATAGCCAAAAAATAGAAGTCCCTCAAGAACGCAGAAAAGGAACAGGAGAGCATATTGTTTTAAAGGGAGCAACAGGGAACAACTTAAAATCTGTTGATCTGAAGATTCCATTGGGGCAATTTGTTTGTATTACAGGCGTTTCTGGGAGTGGCAAATCTACACTTATTAATGAGACCTTATATCCCATTTTGAGACAGCACTTCTATAATAGTCTTAAGAAGCCGATGCCTTATAAAAGCATTAAAGGAATTGAGCATGTGGATAAGGTGATTGAAATTGATCAAGCTCCTATTGGTCGAACACCACGTTCTAATCCTGCTACTTATATTGGAGTATTTGACAATATTCGAAAGCTATTTTCTAGCACTCCTGAATCGAAAATTAGAGGTTACAAACCTGGTCGTTTCTCTTTTAATGTAAAAGGCGGTCGTTGTGAAGTTTGTGGAGGGTCTGGTAGACGGGTAATTGAAATGCAATTTTTGCCCAATGTAGAGGTTGAATGTGAGAACTGTAGCGGTAAGCGTTATAATAGAGAAACGCTAGAGATTTTGTACGGTGGTGAATCCATCAATGATATTTTGGATATGACGGTAGATGAAGCCACTACCTTTTTTGAAAAGGTTCCTCGTATCCATCAATACATAAGCACTTTGCAAATGGTTGGTTTGGGCTACATTACGTTAGGACAATCCGCTACTACTTTGTCGGGTGGAGAGGCACAACGTATCAAATTGGCAAAAGAATTGGCTAAAAAGGATACTGGAAATACCTTGTACATTTTGGATGAACCAACAACTGGTTTGCACTTTTCTGACATTAAGTTATTGTTGGGGGTATTGGAGGAACTGGTTGATCGTGGCAATACAATTGTTGTAATTGAACACAATATGGATGTGATCAAAATGGCAGATTATATTATTGATATTGGTCCTGAAGGAGGAAAACGAGGAGGAACGGTTGTCGTTGAAGGAACTCCAGAGGTTGTTGCTGCGCATCCTACAAGTCATACAGGACGTTTCTTAAAGTTAGAATTATAA
- a CDS encoding C2 family cysteine protease — MKKNSPQFIEALKALKKLLASFVIQYKTIDVPKEKKQYLVQAQKYAAILKSINPILKKEQLRTSNCLPEDIPASVRKHDKAEGIQILNSNISIIQKYKEDYEQYLLNCFGIQLNWKDGLPSPNVGTKYDFNYGGNGKRLVIYTKEIERAPNIGQAQLSSKLRQYRALESRIRTTLVEENANSSLTEEIDLERLNQLEEFLKEHSGGLHDLYHNIIRDPALKQQYQKIVERIQSDWAENGRMTLLKKKVEKRLQQTIERRQDSPCPNEEPEAKKEQEPFLEQKDFSALPLFHQGIDDTSAIDINDIDQGATGDCYYLSSVAALAKMHPQLFTGEKAMIQKKGDYYEVTLHLREDRSSTQRTPTVIKVSPKVLVDKDGKPKYQGLGDQELWAIILEKAYAQALGGYDNIESGSPREALEVLTGRTSISLDPNTLSNKDLLEKIKASIDCQYPTTISSIGTGEKEVEISFQGKTQKLFQGHAYTLEKVEDNTIFLYNPHGSNHLQLDVKLLKKHFHQIQLLQL; from the coding sequence ATGAAAAAAAACAGTCCTCAATTTATAGAAGCACTAAAAGCCTTAAAAAAACTATTAGCTTCTTTTGTCATTCAATATAAAACGATAGACGTTCCTAAAGAGAAAAAGCAATACCTTGTTCAAGCCCAAAAGTATGCTGCTATTCTAAAGAGCATTAATCCTATTCTAAAAAAAGAACAATTAAGGACTTCCAATTGTCTTCCTGAGGATATTCCTGCTAGTGTTCGAAAACATGACAAAGCTGAAGGAATACAAATTTTAAACTCAAACATTAGTATTATTCAGAAATACAAAGAAGATTACGAACAGTATCTTCTAAATTGCTTTGGCATACAGTTAAATTGGAAAGATGGCTTGCCCAGCCCTAATGTTGGAACTAAATATGATTTTAATTATGGGGGTAATGGAAAACGTTTAGTCATCTACACCAAAGAAATAGAAAGAGCTCCTAATATAGGACAAGCCCAACTAAGCTCTAAACTTCGTCAATATAGAGCCTTGGAAAGTAGGATTAGAACGACTCTAGTAGAAGAAAATGCTAATTCATCACTAACAGAGGAAATTGATTTAGAACGTTTAAATCAACTGGAAGAATTCTTAAAAGAACATTCTGGCGGTCTACATGACCTATACCATAACATCATTAGAGATCCAGCTTTAAAACAACAGTACCAAAAAATCGTGGAGCGCATTCAATCGGATTGGGCAGAGAACGGTAGAATGACTTTATTAAAGAAAAAAGTAGAAAAAAGATTACAACAAACCATAGAAAGAAGGCAGGATTCTCCTTGCCCAAATGAAGAACCAGAAGCTAAAAAAGAACAGGAGCCATTTCTAGAGCAAAAAGATTTTTCTGCACTTCCTTTATTTCATCAAGGTATCGATGATACTTCGGCTATTGATATCAATGATATTGACCAAGGAGCAACAGGGGATTGTTATTACCTGTCTTCTGTAGCAGCCTTAGCCAAAATGCATCCTCAATTGTTTACAGGTGAAAAGGCTATGATTCAAAAAAAAGGTGATTATTATGAAGTAACCTTACATTTAAGAGAAGATAGAAGCTCTACCCAAAGAACCCCTACTGTTATCAAAGTAAGCCCCAAGGTTTTGGTGGATAAAGATGGAAAGCCCAAATATCAAGGCTTGGGAGATCAGGAACTTTGGGCAATTATTTTAGAAAAAGCGTATGCCCAAGCGCTAGGAGGCTATGATAATATTGAAAGTGGCAGCCCTAGAGAAGCGTTGGAAGTATTAACAGGTAGGACATCTATAAGTTTAGATCCCAATACCTTGTCCAATAAAGACTTGCTTGAAAAAATCAAAGCATCCATTGATTGTCAATATCCCACTACTATTAGCTCTATAGGAACAGGAGAAAAGGAAGTAGAAATTTCTTTTCAAGGAAAAACACAAAAGCTGTTTCAAGGACATGCTTATACCTTAGAAAAAGTAGAGGACAATACCATCTTTCTTTATAATCCTCACGGAAGCAATCATCTTCAATTGGATGTAAAATTGCTAAAAAAACATTTCCATCAAATCCAACTCCTACAATTATGA
- a CDS encoding M48 family metalloprotease, whose translation MNFFYTRNFYLFNLAIFVLFMVQSCISKNDTPQNDVTPEDDAAIGKAIDNALLAYLDTCSDKKYLEPTDHTTVYNYINQLCRQIDGSDNFTLLNNATDAAINSPTLRILEHTGNTGAFVVPGGYIYLYKDFLKKLDYEAQLVPILTHLMTCSKKRYDIQKLQSQFSTNFLLDLALGATINTSSSSTDIHAIIATLEDDPYSTDIVEILDREAENIACELGYDVQAYSNLFMKNNIQNIKWCQQFPRALSLSDYASHLFNNVRDSLSCNGEIDEGGFPQIKNLLN comes from the coding sequence ATGAACTTTTTTTATACTCGTAACTTTTATTTGTTTAATCTAGCTATTTTTGTTCTTTTTATGGTACAGAGTTGTATCTCCAAAAACGATACTCCCCAAAATGATGTTACTCCCGAAGATGATGCTGCAATAGGAAAAGCAATTGACAATGCCTTATTGGCTTATTTAGATACTTGTTCAGACAAAAAATATTTAGAACCAACCGACCATACAACAGTTTACAATTATATAAATCAACTTTGCCGACAAATAGATGGTTCTGACAACTTTACACTACTCAACAATGCTACAGATGCAGCAATCAATAGCCCAACCTTACGAATTCTAGAACATACGGGGAATACAGGTGCCTTTGTTGTGCCTGGAGGTTATATTTATCTCTACAAAGATTTTTTAAAAAAGCTAGATTATGAAGCTCAGTTAGTTCCCATTCTAACCCATTTGATGACCTGCTCGAAAAAACGATACGATATTCAAAAATTACAATCGCAGTTTTCAACCAACTTCTTATTAGATTTGGCATTGGGAGCCACCATCAATACAAGCTCTTCTAGTACCGATATTCATGCGATCATTGCTACGCTAGAAGACGATCCCTATTCTACAGATATTGTAGAAATCTTGGATAGAGAAGCCGAAAATATAGCTTGCGAATTGGGTTACGATGTTCAAGCTTATTCCAATTTGTTTATGAAAAATAATATTCAAAATATAAAATGGTGCCAACAGTTCCCTCGTGCTCTTTCTCTTAGTGACTATGCCAGTCATCTATTTAACAATGTCAGAGATTCATTATCTTGTAATGGAGAAATAGACGAAGGAGGCTTTCCTCAAATTAAAAATTTACTGAACTAG